A portion of the Lolium rigidum isolate FL_2022 chromosome 1, APGP_CSIRO_Lrig_0.1, whole genome shotgun sequence genome contains these proteins:
- the LOC124666834 gene encoding early nodulin-93-like, with the protein MSTVTRAYLDQRLAVAKRCSREAAMAGAKAAVVATVAAAVPTLASVRMLPWARAHLNPTGQALIISTVAGMAYFIVADKTILSMARKHSFEDAPDHLKNTSFH; encoded by the exons ATGTCTACGGTGACCCGCGCCTACCTCGACCAGAGGCTCGCCGTCGCCAAGCGCTGCTCCAGAG AGGCTGCAATGGCGGGAGCCAAGGCCGCggtcgtcgccaccgtcgcagccGCAGTCCCCACT CTGGCGAGCGTGAGGATGCTGCCGTGGGCGAGGGCGCACCTCAACCCCACCGGCCAGGCGCTCATCATCTCCACCGTCGCCGGGATGGCATACTTCATCGTCGCCGACAAGACCATCCTGTCCATGGCCAGGAAGCACTCGTTCGAGGACGCGCCCGACCACCTCAAGAACACCTCCTTCCACTAA
- the LOC124666843 gene encoding early nodulin-93-like, which yields MSTVTRAYLDQRLAVAKRCSREAAMAGAKAAAVATVAAAVPTLASVRMLPWARAHLNPTGQALIISTVAGMAYFIVADKTILSMARKHSFEGAPDHLKNTSFH from the exons ATGTCGACGGTGACCCGCGCCTACCTCGACCAGAGGCTCGCCGTCGCCAAGCGCTGCTCCAGAG AGGCTGCCATGGCGGGAGCCAAGGCCGcggccgtcgccaccgtcgcagctGCAGTTCCCACG CTGGCGAGCGTGAGGATGCTGCCGTGGGCGAGGGCGCACCTCAACCCCACCGGCCAGGCGCTCATCATCTCCACCGTCGCCGGGATGGCCTACTTCATCGTCGCCGACAAGACCATCCTGTCCATGGCCAGGAAGCACTCGTTCGAGGGTGCGCCCGACCACCTCAAGAACACTTCCTTCCACTAA